A single region of the Podospora pseudopauciseta strain CBS 411.78 chromosome 1, whole genome shotgun sequence genome encodes:
- a CDS encoding hypothetical protein (EggNog:ENOG503P25M; COG:S) → MPQLKDNHEVIVVSTSFFSPPSRSNPIIYMRRPILLLSILIAFFAIILTYYKPDILQILTTYTGTTILTLTTHLTSLTTNPNITTPSHMNTAKTTMSRTLHHAKITPHLSSTRGHSDHGWLNTYHSFSFANWYHPSYTSFGSLRVLNEDRVKPQSGFPTHPHRDFEIFSYILSGELTHRDSMLTKGAEGDNVSPDQFYRMKRGDIQFTTGGTGIAHSEFNEHRRDTVHFLQIWALPWKRGLKPRYHTRRFSEEDKRKGFVTILSPLKGGVDATAEQEAKAEAVVEGTIPIHADFLMGAGIITGGDKFEWIVGGRGNVTEQNKRKVFVHLPMTKGGKASIRLDGRDDAVLKEGDGAFIEGVNKGDKLWVESVGEVEAEIVVLDTA, encoded by the exons ATGCCGCAGCTGAAGGATAATCATGAGGTAATCGTCG TGTCTaccagcttcttctcgcctCCATCGAGAAGCAATCCTATAATCTATATGAGGCGTCctatccttctcctctcaATTCTCATCGCATTTTTCGCAATCATCCTCACATACTACAAGCCTGACATTCTTCAGATCTTGACCACATACACaggcaccaccatcctcaccctaACAACCCACCTCACAAGCctaaccaccaaccccaacatcaccaccccatcacACATGAACACCGCCAAAACAACCATGTCTCGCACCCTCCACCACGCCAAAATCACCCCCcatctctcctccacccgcGGCCACTCGGACCACGGCTGGCTAAACACCTAccactccttctcctttgcAAACTGGTACCACCCCTCCTACACCAGCTTCGGCTCCCTCCGCGTCCTCAACGAAGACCGCGTAAAGCCCCAATCCGGcttcccaacccacccccaccgcGACTTTGAAATCTTCTCCTACATCCTCTCCGGCGAGCTCACCCACCGCGACTCCATGCTCACCAAAGGCGCCGAGGGTGACAATGTCTCCCCCGATCAGTTCTACCGCATGAAGCGCGGTGACATCCAGTTCACCACCGGCGGAACGGGGATCGCTCACTCAGAGTTCAACGAGCACAGGAGGGATACTGTCCACTTCTTGCAGATTTGGGCTTTGCCTTGGAAGAGAGGGCTGAAGCCGAGGTATCATACCAGGCGTTTTAGTGAGGAGGATAAGAGGAAAGGGTTTGTGACGATTTTAAGTCCGCTGAAGGGGGGTGTGGACGCTACTGCTGAGCAAGAGGCCaaggcggaggcggtggtcGAAGGGACAATTCCTATTCATGCTGACTTCTTGATGGGGGCGGGGATTATCACTGGTGGTGACAAGTTTGAATGGATtgtgggaggaagagggaatGTGACGGAGCAGAACAAGAGGAAGGTGTTTGTTCACTTGCCCATGACCAAGGGAGGGAAGGCGAGTATCAGGTTGGATGGGAGAGACGATGCTGTATtgaaggagggagatggagcgTTCATCGAAGGAGTGAACAAGGGAGATAAGCTCTGGGTGGAAAGTGTTGGCGAAGTCGAGGCTGAGATTGTGGTTTTGGATACCGCGTAG
- a CDS encoding hypothetical protein (EggNog:ENOG503NUJE; COG:A; BUSCO:EOG09262BCZ), giving the protein MAKPQDELLRRPLYLYDLPPDVITTLSLKTDADASGGLAVPDDTTTATQTPSPATADNVIGSQACSLCSLSFVTVQEQREHLKTDLHHYNLKQKLHGLSPVSEAEFEKLVDELDESISGSESEDSEDEEEDTGRKETTLTALLKKQANLADKRKPNDEGDDVDTKQKKGTGKAPLLWFESPKLPEKTYYGIYRALFTAEELENEDVIVEAIKKRQLAPISMPKPPKDAQSVPASYNGQHIFMCMIGGGHFAAMVVSLAPKRSKHGTTGPLNREAVVLAHKTFHRYTTRRKQGGSQSANDNAKGTAHSAGSSLRRYNEQALVEDVRNLLKDWKNLIDTSDLLFIRATGMTNRRTLFGPYEGQVLRANDPRIRGFPFNTRRATQNELMRSFIELTRLKVKEIQPEPEAPTAEPSKITKPKESKPAAPKLSEEEEAAIFHTTQLQSIIRRSKLPALLSYLTNNKLDANFVFQPKDTQQNHHTPTPLHFAASQNSAAVIVGLITRAGADPTILNSEGKTPFDLAGDRATRDAFRVARSEAGEKKWDWEAAHVPAALKREDADKRAEREKKEEEQRRKAEEERLKKEGPVVKEGKPRKGGVLGGAPLNQREEETRGLTAEQRMKLDRERRARAAEERIRRLQGGA; this is encoded by the coding sequence ATGGCAAAACCACAGGACGAGCTCCTGCGGCGGCCACTTTACCTCTACGATCTCCCACCAGACGTTATTACCACTCTGTCCCTCAAGACCGATGCCGATGCGAGCGGTGGACTGGCAGTTCCAGACGATACCACAACAGCGACCCAAACTCCAAGCCCCGCGACGGCCGACAATGTGATCGGATCGCAAGCTTGTTCCCTTTGCAGTCTGTCGTTTGTCACAGTACAAGAGCAGAGAGAGCATCTCAAGACCGATCTACACCACTACAACCTCAAGCAAAAGCTCCATGGCCTCAGCCCAGTCTCCGAGGCCGAGTTCGAAAAGCTTGTCGATGAGCTCGACGAGAGCATTTCAGGTTCCGAAAGCGAAGATagcgaagacgaagaggaggatacCGGGCGCAAGGAGACCACTCTTACCGCTCTGTTGAAGAAACAGGCCAATCTGGCGGACAAGCGCAAACCGAATGACGAAGGTGACGACGTGGATACAAAACAGAAGAAAGGCACGGGCAAGGCACCATTACTTTGGTTCGAGTCCCCCAAGCTGCCAGAAAAGACATACTATGGAATCTACAGAGCCCTTTTCAccgccgaggagctggaaaatGAGGATGTCATCGTGGAGGCGATCAAGAAGAGACAGCTTGCGCCCATCTCCATGCCCAAGCCTCCAAAAGATGCGCAGTCTGTGCCGGCGAGCTACAATGGGCAGCACATATTTATGTGTATGATCGGAGGTGGCCATTTCGCTGCTATGGTTGTTTCACTGGCACCGAAGAGGAGCAAACACGGCACTACAGGCCCCTTGAACAGAGAAGCTGTTGTCCTGGCGCACAAGACGTTCCATCGGTATACCACTCGTCGCAAGCAGGGTGGCTCTCAGTCGGCGAACGATAACGCAAAGGGAACGGCCCACTCCGCTGGTTCGTCCCTTCGTCGTTACAACGAGCAGGCCTTGGTTGAGGATGTTCGAAATCTCCTGAAAGACTGGAAGAACCTCATTGATACCTCGGACCTCCTGTTCATCCGCGCAACTGGCATGACGAACCGGAGAACCCTTTTCGGTCCATATGAAGGCCAAGTCCTTCGCGCCAACGACCCTCGCATCCGAGGCTTCCCCTTCAACACGAGAAGAGCAACCCAGAACGAACTCATGCGGTCGTTTATCGAGCTCACCAGACTAAAAGTCAAGGAGATTCAGCCAGAACCAGAAGCACCGACTGCTGAGCCATCCAAGATTACAAAGCCAAAAGAATCAAAGCCAGCGGCGCCGAAACTatcagaagaggaagaggcggccatcttccacaccacccaGCTACAGTCCATCATCCGCCGGTCAAAACTCCCTGCCTTGTTGTCGTATttgaccaacaacaaactcGACGCCAACTTTGTCTTCCAACCAAAAGACACCCAACAAAACCATCACACTCCCACCCCTCTACACTTTGCCGCCTCGCAAAACTCGGCAGCGGTAATAGTAGGTCTCATTACCCGCGCCGGCGCTGATCCAACGATTCTCAACTCGGAAGGGAAAACTCCCTTCGATCTTGCCGGTGATCGCGCCACGCGGGATGCGTTTAGGGTAGCGAGGTCAGAGGCAGGCGAGAAAAAGTGGGATTGGGAGGCTGCGCATGTTCCTGCTGCTCTGAAAAGGGAAGACGCAGATAAGCGagcggagagggagaagaaggaggaggagcagaggaggaaggcagaggaggagaggctgaAGAAGGAAGGGCCGGTGGTGAAGGAAGGTAAGCCCAGGAAGGGGGGCGTGTTGGGAGGGGCTCCGCTGAatcagagggaggaggagacgagggGGTTGACGGCTGAGCAGAGGATGAAGTTGGatagggagaggagggcgagggcggcggaggagaggattaGGAGGTTGCAGGGAGGTGCGTGA
- a CDS encoding hypothetical protein (EggNog:ENOG503PXQQ), with protein sequence MCQLEHKVYTVCTHVYEHAVLCTLTSRTRARCDNPEVITSAKFGFCRECRDFYAPLVTDSPYIILSYWAYKAERGINYAVHPSYVPSAELFWVSCDPAEEYRKRVHSPRNDLSTLAKVLPRYRGETRDEYLERLQYIRHATLEWAGRRRRERIESEEVVYPPAENSPSRPGLSESSRQSSQNSITDREAPQVHDETLARLCGTWTGISSKNNIAEPEREVRWTQLSVESNQASENLFPESAGLSQNNDFAQFSPGIQPTSRFSFD encoded by the coding sequence ATGTGTCAACTCGAGCACAAGGTTTATACGGTGTGTACACACGTCTACGAACATGCTGTTCTGTGTACGTTGACTTCGAGGACGCGGGCTCGGTGTGACAACCCGGAGGTGATTACTAGTGCAAAATTCGGTTTCTGCCGAGAGTGCCGTGATTTCTACGCGCCTCTTGTAACTGACAGCCCTTACATCATCTTGAGCTACTGGGCTTACAAGGCTGAGCGTGGCATTAATTATGCTGTTCATCCTTCGTATGTCCCTAGTGCTGAGCTTTTCTGGGTATCTTGTGACCCTGCTGAAGAGTACCGGAAGCGTGTTCACTCTCCCCGTAATGATCTTTCCACCCTGGCCAAGGTCCTTCCTCGCTACAGAGGAGAGACACGGGATGAGTATCTTGAGCGCCTTCAGTATATCCGCCACGCTACATTGGAGTGGGCTGGACGAAGGCGCAGGGAGCGGAttgagagtgaggaggttgtctaCCCGCCGGCTGAGAACTCGCCCTCAAGACCGGGTCTGAGTGAGTCGTCGAGGCAATCCTCTCAGAACTCCATCACTGATCGAGAAGCCCCACAGGTTCATGATGAGACTCTGGCTCGATTATGCGGAACCTGGACGGGCATCTCTTCGAAGAACAACATCGCTGAACCCGAGCGAGAGGTACGCTGGACACAACTGAGCGTTGAGTCAAATCAGGCGAGCGAGAACCTTTTTCCCGAGTCCGCTGGGTTATCTCAGAACAATGATTTTGCTCAGTTTTCTCCTGGAATACAGCCCACTTCTCGGTTTTCATTCGACTAG
- a CDS encoding hypothetical protein (EggNog:ENOG503P4B0) produces the protein MTSQLPAFPRFVFTIAEPISLISGTIGAVVFPRYFLAAQTPTPMLSFPEQSLLVSQQLGNMYFLAFLLGLFVLHSTTEIKVVRSYLWALWLADIGHMAVTCRILGWEESVGMLRWNEMTWGNLGATGFLFTVRSLYFLGVFGPDGSDEEDTRGRKKTRRVKEL, from the exons ATGACCTCCCAACTTCCAGCCTTCCCTCGATTTGTCTTTACAATAGCAGAGCCAATATCACT CATCTCCGGCACTATTGGCGCCGTTGTATTCCCCCGTTACTTCCTCGCAGctcaaacaccaacccccatgCTATCATTTCCAGAACAATCCCTCCTGGTCTCCCAACAACTAGGAAACATGtacttcctcgccttcctcctcggcctctttGTCCTTCACAGTACCACCGAGATTAAAGTCGTGAGGAGCTACCTCTGGGCGCTGTGGTTGGCTGACATTGGACACATGGCTGTTACATGCCGTATTCTTGGGTGGGAAGAGTCGGTTGGGATGTTGAGGTGGAACGAGATGACTTGGGGAAACTTGGGTGCTACT GGATTTCTCTTCACTGTAAGGAGTTTGTACTTTCTGGGGGTGTTCGGACCTGATGGGTCAGATGAAGAGGACACCAGGGGAAGGAAAAAGACaaggagggtgaaggagcTGTAA
- a CDS encoding hypothetical protein (EggNog:ENOG503P5KG; COG:O; BUSCO:EOG09265I72): MPTSSCKDIRDALAQCLQESECVMVQRNSAADCLREPLVDTLPLKCKQLKKGFGECRRGMVDMRKRFRGNQPIAFTKIQKTEDTGEGYQLYAGKSAFAGTRGETDGTNKAPEDWREAENRKYREAQEAAGKKS, from the exons ATGCCGACCAGCTCATGTAAAGATATTC GAGACGCCTTGGCGCAATGCCTCCAAGAGTCTGAATGCGTCATGGTGCAGCGCAACTCGGCCGCCGACTGCCTCCGCGAACCTCTCGTCGATACCCTCCCGCTCAAGTGCAAGCAACTCAAGAAGGGCTTCGGTGAATGCCGCCGTGGCATGGTCGACATGCGCAAGCGCTTCAGAGGCAACCAGCCCATCGCTTTCACGAAGATCCAAAAGACAGAGGACACCGGCGAGGGATACCAGTTGTATGCGGGCAAGTCTGCTTTCGCAGGGACACGCGGCGAGACAGACGGCACCAACAAGGCGCCAGAGGACTGGAGAGAAGCTGAGAACAGGAAATACAGAGAAGCACAGGAAGCTGCAGGGAAGAAGTCGTAG